Proteins encoded in a region of the Mycolicibacterium neoaurum genome:
- a CDS encoding (2Z,6E)-farnesyl diphosphate synthase yields the protein MEIIPPRLKEPAYRLYEMRLRRELAQSRSELPRHIAVLCDGNRRWARDAGFDDVSYGYRRGAAKIAEMLRWCQAAGIELTTVYLLSTENLQRDPDELAALIEIITDIVEQICAPENRWSVRTVGDLELLGEEPARRLREATERTVGSTGVAGRGVLQVNVAVGYGGRQEIVDAVRGLLSKELANGATAEQLIESVTVDAISENLYTSGQPDPDLVIRTSGEQRLSGFLLWQSAYSEMWFTEAHWPAFRRVDFLRALRDYTNRHRRHGL from the coding sequence GTGGAGATCATTCCGCCGCGACTCAAGGAGCCGGCCTACCGGCTGTATGAAATGCGGTTGCGCCGTGAACTGGCGCAGTCCCGGTCGGAACTCCCACGGCACATCGCGGTCTTGTGTGACGGAAATCGCCGCTGGGCACGCGACGCGGGCTTCGACGATGTCAGCTACGGATACCGCAGGGGCGCGGCCAAGATCGCCGAGATGCTGCGCTGGTGCCAGGCCGCCGGTATCGAGCTGACGACGGTCTATCTGCTGTCCACCGAAAACCTGCAACGCGACCCCGATGAGCTGGCGGCGCTGATCGAGATCATCACCGATATCGTCGAACAGATCTGCGCGCCCGAAAACCGTTGGAGCGTACGCACGGTCGGTGATCTGGAGCTGCTCGGCGAGGAGCCGGCCCGCCGGTTGCGGGAGGCGACGGAACGGACGGTGGGCAGCACCGGGGTGGCCGGCCGCGGCGTGCTGCAGGTCAACGTCGCCGTCGGCTACGGCGGTCGGCAGGAGATCGTCGACGCCGTCCGCGGGCTGCTGAGCAAGGAGCTGGCCAACGGCGCCACCGCCGAGCAGCTGATCGAATCGGTCACTGTCGATGCGATCTCGGAGAATCTCTACACCTCGGGTCAGCCCGATCCGGACCTGGTCATCAGAACCTCCGGTGAGCAACGTCTCTCCGGATTCCTGTTGTGGCAGAGCGCCTACTCGGAGATGTGGTTCACCGAGGCGCACTGGCCGGCGTTCCGTCGGGTCGACTTCCTGCGCGCGTTGCGCGACTACACCAATCGGCACCGCAGGCACGGGTTGTAG
- the trhA gene encoding PAQR family membrane homeostasis protein TrhA — MSTPIDSSRPYRSAAVRPAEDLPEALAEGVAQFLGRPRARGWIHVYSAVVAFIAGAALVAVSWSMESTRAGVATLIYTFTIVAMFAVSGTYHRVTWQSVKARTWMKRLDHSMIFVFIAGSYTPFALLALPSQKGMVLFWIVWGGATAGVLLKMFWPSAPRWLGVPLYILLGWVAAWFIGPIMDGAGVAAVVLLIVGGAFYSVGGVLYALKWPNPWPTTFGHHEFFHACTAVAAVCHYIAMWFAVF; from the coding sequence ATGTCCACGCCCATCGATTCCAGCCGGCCCTACCGGTCGGCGGCGGTGCGTCCCGCGGAAGATCTGCCCGAGGCACTCGCCGAAGGCGTCGCGCAGTTCCTCGGCCGACCGCGTGCCCGCGGCTGGATTCACGTCTACTCCGCGGTCGTGGCGTTCATCGCCGGTGCCGCGCTGGTGGCGGTGTCGTGGTCGATGGAGTCCACCCGCGCCGGGGTGGCGACGCTGATCTACACGTTCACCATCGTGGCGATGTTCGCCGTCAGCGGCACCTATCACCGGGTGACCTGGCAGTCGGTCAAGGCACGCACCTGGATGAAACGCCTTGACCATTCGATGATCTTCGTCTTCATCGCCGGCAGCTATACCCCGTTCGCGTTGTTGGCACTGCCATCGCAGAAGGGCATGGTGCTGTTCTGGATCGTCTGGGGCGGGGCCACCGCCGGTGTCCTGCTGAAGATGTTCTGGCCGTCTGCGCCGCGGTGGCTCGGGGTACCGCTCTACATCCTGTTGGGCTGGGTGGCAGCGTGGTTCATCGGCCCGATCATGGACGGCGCCGGTGTGGCCGCGGTGGTGCTGCTGATCGTCGGCGGCGCGTTCTATTCGGTCGGTGGCGTGCTGTACGCACTCAAGTGGCCCAACCCGTGGCCGACGACGTTCGGTCATCACGAGTTCTTCCACGCCTGTACCGCGGTCGCGGCGGTGTGCCACTACATCGCGATGTGGTTCGCGGTCTTCTGA
- a CDS encoding nuclear transport factor 2 family protein, with protein sequence MSFEPDALQGFVQRYLDTVSGGSADDVAALYAEDATLEDPVGGGEVHIGRQAIAGFYKNVQGAEISTELLSFRAGGTEAAFVFAITVGGAMRIEPIEVMTFNGEGLITSMKAYWGPANITQL encoded by the coding sequence ATGAGCTTCGAGCCTGATGCCTTGCAGGGATTCGTCCAGCGCTATCTGGACACGGTCTCCGGCGGCAGCGCCGACGATGTCGCCGCGCTCTACGCCGAGGACGCCACGCTGGAGGATCCGGTGGGCGGCGGTGAGGTGCACATCGGCAGGCAGGCCATCGCGGGCTTCTACAAGAATGTTCAGGGCGCCGAGATCTCGACCGAGTTGCTGTCGTTCCGCGCCGGCGGTACCGAGGCCGCGTTCGTCTTCGCCATCACCGTCGGCGGGGCCATGCGCATCGAACCCATCGAGGTGATGACCTTCAACGGTGAGGGCCTGATCACCTCGATGAAGGCCTACTGGGGCCCGGCGAACATCACCCAGCTCTGA
- a CDS encoding thioredoxin domain-containing protein — MTPRGNALGEATSPYLRQHADNPVHWQQWTPAALAEAGERDVPILLSIGYAACHWCHVMAHESFADPEVAAAVNDDFVCIKVDREERPDLDAVYMNATVAMTGQGGWPMTCFLTPDGRPFFCGTYYPKDGFLQLISAVRETWLQRRGEVEQASDEIAGELRAISVGLPGSGSAPDARLCDDAVAAVLRDEDAERGGFGHAPKFPPSMTLEALLRHHERTGSAAALAAVQRSGDAMARGGIYDQLAGGFARYSVDAAWVVPHFEKMLYDNALLLRFYAHWARRGRDALARRVADETARFLIDGLGADGLFASSLDADAAGVEGLTYAWTPAEFDEVLGGDADWAAGLFGVTAAGTFERGSSVLQLRTDPDDWVRHARVRAALLAARSLRPQPARDDKAVTAWNGLAITALIEASVALGRREYLDAAITCAGELLRLHLVDGRLRRASLGGVVGASAAILEDYAALGSGLCAVYQQTGERTWLTAATDLIDTALDHFADPQRPGHWFDTADDAEALVLRPADPLDGATPAGASAIAEALQLVAHLSDDPRYRTAAEATLAAGAAVLTKAPRSGGHWLAVAEAAVRGPIQIAVACDPADSDLLAAARMLAPGGAVVVGGAPDSGELLRGRDRVGGRDAAYVCRGRVCDLPVRTVEDLDTALRRAV; from the coding sequence GTGACGCCAAGGGGTAACGCCCTGGGCGAGGCGACCAGCCCGTATCTGCGCCAGCACGCCGACAACCCGGTGCACTGGCAGCAGTGGACGCCGGCCGCACTGGCCGAGGCGGGCGAGCGCGATGTGCCGATCCTGCTGTCGATCGGTTACGCGGCCTGTCACTGGTGCCATGTGATGGCCCACGAATCCTTCGCCGACCCCGAGGTGGCTGCGGCGGTCAACGACGATTTCGTCTGTATCAAGGTCGATCGCGAAGAGCGTCCCGACCTGGATGCCGTCTACATGAACGCGACCGTGGCGATGACCGGTCAGGGTGGCTGGCCGATGACCTGCTTCCTCACCCCGGACGGTCGACCGTTCTTCTGCGGCACTTACTATCCCAAAGACGGCTTCCTGCAGCTGATCTCGGCGGTCCGAGAAACCTGGCTGCAGCGCCGTGGCGAGGTGGAGCAGGCGTCCGACGAGATCGCCGGTGAGCTCCGCGCGATCAGCGTCGGATTGCCGGGCTCCGGTTCGGCACCCGATGCGCGATTGTGCGATGACGCGGTCGCCGCGGTGCTGCGCGACGAGGACGCCGAGCGTGGCGGCTTCGGTCACGCGCCGAAGTTCCCGCCGTCGATGACGCTGGAGGCATTGCTGCGACACCACGAACGGACCGGGTCGGCCGCTGCGCTGGCCGCGGTGCAGCGCAGTGGTGACGCGATGGCTCGCGGCGGCATCTACGATCAGCTGGCCGGCGGGTTCGCGCGCTACAGCGTCGATGCCGCCTGGGTGGTCCCGCATTTCGAGAAGATGCTCTACGACAACGCATTACTGTTGCGCTTCTACGCGCATTGGGCCCGCCGTGGTCGGGATGCGTTGGCGCGCAGGGTCGCCGACGAGACGGCGAGGTTCCTCATCGACGGTCTCGGCGCCGACGGTCTGTTCGCCTCGTCGCTGGATGCCGATGCTGCAGGTGTGGAGGGTCTGACCTACGCCTGGACGCCGGCCGAGTTCGATGAGGTGCTCGGAGGCGATGCCGACTGGGCCGCAGGGCTTTTCGGTGTCACCGCGGCGGGCACGTTCGAGCGGGGGAGTTCGGTGCTGCAGTTGCGGACCGATCCCGACGACTGGGTCCGTCATGCGCGCGTGCGCGCGGCGTTGTTGGCGGCACGGTCCCTGCGGCCCCAGCCCGCGCGTGACGATAAGGCGGTGACGGCATGGAACGGGCTGGCGATCACCGCGCTGATCGAGGCTTCGGTGGCGCTCGGTCGCCGCGAATACCTCGATGCCGCCATCACGTGTGCAGGCGAACTGTTGCGGTTGCATCTGGTCGACGGTCGGCTGCGGCGGGCCAGCCTCGGCGGCGTGGTCGGAGCGAGTGCGGCGATCCTGGAGGACTATGCGGCGCTGGGGTCTGGGCTGTGTGCGGTCTACCAGCAGACGGGTGAACGCACCTGGCTCACCGCGGCGACCGATCTGATCGACACCGCGCTGGACCATTTCGCCGATCCGCAACGGCCCGGGCACTGGTTCGACACCGCCGACGACGCGGAGGCGTTGGTGCTGCGCCCGGCCGATCCGCTCGACGGTGCGACACCGGCGGGTGCGTCCGCGATCGCCGAGGCGCTCCAGCTCGTCGCGCACCTGAGCGACGATCCGCGCTACCGCACGGCCGCCGAGGCCACGCTGGCCGCCGGAGCCGCGGTGTTGACCAAGGCGCCGCGCTCGGGTGGGCATTGGCTGGCGGTGGCCGAGGCCGCCGTGCGCGGGCCGATCCAGATCGCGGTCGCCTGCGACCCCGCGGACTCGGATCTGCTGGCCGCCGCCCGGATGTTGGCGCCGGGCGGAGCGGTGGTCGTCGGCGGCGCGCCGGACTCCGGGGAGTTGTTGCGCGGCCGGGACCGGGTGGGCGGTCGCGATGCGGCCTATGTCTGTCGCGGTCGGGTCTGCGACCTGCCGGTCCGCACAGTGGAAGATCTCGATACCGCGCTGCGTCGTGCCGTGTAG
- the mca gene encoding mycothiol conjugate amidase Mca, which produces MTELRLMAVHAHPDDESSKGAATTARYADEGARVMVVTLTGGERGDILNPAMDIPEVHGRIHEVRRDEMARAAQILGVEHHWLGFVDSGLPEGDPLPPLPEGCFALVPLEEPVERLVRVIREFRPHVLTTYDENGGYPHPDHIRCHEVSVAAYEAAADHVRYPDAGEPWAVSKLYYNHGFLRQRMQVLQDEFSKHGQEGPFGKWLESWDAEEDSIEKRVTTRIECAKYFAQRDDALLAHATQIDPKSFFFTTPMEWQQRLWPTEEFELARSRVPVRLPETDLFAGIEP; this is translated from the coding sequence ATGACTGAATTGCGCTTGATGGCGGTGCACGCCCACCCCGACGATGAGTCCAGCAAGGGTGCGGCGACGACCGCACGCTACGCCGATGAGGGCGCCAGAGTGATGGTGGTGACCCTGACCGGCGGTGAGCGGGGTGACATCCTCAACCCGGCGATGGACATCCCCGAGGTACACGGCCGTATCCACGAGGTGCGTCGCGACGAGATGGCGCGTGCCGCGCAGATCCTCGGCGTCGAGCACCACTGGCTGGGCTTCGTCGACTCGGGGCTGCCGGAGGGGGACCCGCTGCCCCCGCTGCCGGAGGGGTGCTTCGCCCTGGTCCCGCTGGAGGAGCCGGTCGAGCGGCTGGTCAGGGTGATCCGCGAATTTCGGCCCCACGTGCTGACCACCTATGACGAGAACGGCGGCTACCCGCACCCGGACCACATCCGTTGCCATGAGGTGTCCGTGGCGGCCTACGAGGCGGCCGCCGACCACGTCCGGTATCCCGACGCCGGAGAGCCCTGGGCGGTGTCCAAGCTGTATTACAACCACGGCTTCCTGCGGCAACGCATGCAGGTACTGCAGGACGAGTTCAGCAAGCACGGGCAGGAAGGCCCGTTTGGGAAGTGGCTGGAGAGCTGGGACGCCGAGGAGGACAGCATCGAGAAGCGGGTGACCACCCGTATCGAATGCGCCAAATACTTCGCCCAGCGTGACGATGCGCTGCTGGCCCATGCCACGCAGATCGACCCCAAGAGCTTCTTCTTCACCACGCCCATGGAGTGGCAGCAGCGGCTCTGGCCCACCGAGGAGTTCGAGCTCGCGCGGTCCAGGGTTCCGGTGCGGCTGCCCGAAACCGATCTGTTCGCCGGAATCGAGCCATGA
- a CDS encoding DUF4307 domain-containing protein: protein MTIERPAARYGRQKLSRNGRRGLVIGLFVLIVAVGVGIAIIAFQRFGTADAKGELSGYRLIDDQTVAVTITVTRADPSVPAVCIVRARSIDGAETGRREILVPPSTADSVVIDAEVKSTKPPVVGDIYGCGIDVPGYLVAP, encoded by the coding sequence TTGACCATCGAGCGTCCCGCCGCCCGCTACGGGCGCCAGAAGCTGTCCCGCAACGGCAGGCGCGGGCTGGTGATCGGCCTGTTTGTGCTGATCGTGGCGGTCGGGGTGGGCATCGCGATCATCGCCTTCCAGCGCTTCGGCACCGCCGACGCCAAGGGTGAGCTCAGCGGGTATCGGCTCATCGACGACCAGACCGTGGCGGTGACCATCACCGTGACGCGGGCGGATCCGTCGGTGCCCGCGGTCTGCATCGTGCGCGCACGTTCCATCGACGGTGCCGAAACCGGCCGTCGCGAGATCCTGGTGCCGCCCTCGACAGCGGATTCGGTGGTGATCGACGCCGAGGTCAAGTCGACGAAGCCGCCGGTGGTGGGCGATATCTACGGGTGTGGAATCGACGTTCCCGGGTATCTCGTAGCGCCCTGA
- the greA gene encoding transcription elongation factor GreA: MTDTQVTWLTEEAYDRLKAELDQLIANRPVIAAEINDRREEGDLRENGGYHAAREEQGQQEARIRQLQELLNNAKVGEAPKQSGVALPGSVVKVYYDDDEKDTETFLIATRQEGVSDGKLEVYSPNSPLGNALIDAKVGESRTYTVPSGNTVKVTLISAEPYHA, encoded by the coding sequence ATGACCGATACCCAGGTCACCTGGCTGACCGAAGAGGCCTACGACCGGTTGAAGGCCGAGCTGGATCAGCTGATCGCCAACCGGCCGGTCATCGCCGCCGAGATCAACGACCGTCGCGAAGAGGGCGACCTGCGCGAGAACGGTGGCTACCACGCCGCCCGCGAAGAGCAGGGCCAGCAGGAAGCGCGCATCCGTCAGCTGCAGGAATTGCTCAACAACGCCAAGGTCGGCGAGGCCCCCAAGCAGTCCGGCGTGGCGCTGCCCGGTTCGGTGGTCAAGGTCTACTACGACGACGACGAGAAGGACACCGAGACGTTCCTGATCGCCACCCGCCAGGAGGGCGTCAGCGACGGCAAGCTCGAGGTCTACTCCCCGAACTCCCCGCTGGGCAACGCACTGATCGACGCCAAGGTCGGCGAGAGCCGCACCTACACCGTGCCCAGCGGCAACACCGTCAAGGTCACCCTGATCAGCGCGGAGCCCTACCACGCCTGA
- a CDS encoding GOLPH3/VPS74 family protein produces the protein MAQIAEDLLLLLLDNAAARPGIERRRRQRVLAAAVLLDLACACRVRPSSDGDPIPAGRLVALAGDATLDPVTAPAWTLLTRRPLKVGAAVAKLSRGAEESLLGQLERAGQIQRVSLGPKEFSYPLRTRARVEPARQALLAALFDRRPPSTPTAAAITLLHAADGLGAVLSLNDRGWRWVHARAGEIALGSWLDESPSALPEINVAVTAAALRPVLQS, from the coding sequence ATGGCCCAGATCGCCGAGGATCTGCTGCTGCTCCTTCTCGACAATGCCGCAGCGCGGCCAGGCATCGAACGACGCCGTAGGCAACGCGTACTCGCGGCCGCGGTGCTGCTTGATCTCGCCTGCGCCTGCCGCGTCCGACCGTCGTCCGACGGGGATCCCATCCCCGCCGGTCGCCTGGTCGCACTGGCCGGTGACGCCACGCTGGACCCCGTCACCGCCCCGGCGTGGACGCTGTTGACGCGGCGTCCACTGAAGGTCGGCGCCGCCGTGGCCAAGCTGAGCCGCGGTGCCGAGGAGAGCCTTCTCGGCCAGCTGGAACGGGCCGGACAAATTCAACGGGTTTCGTTGGGACCCAAGGAGTTCAGTTATCCGCTGCGCACCCGCGCGCGGGTCGAGCCGGCCCGCCAAGCGCTGCTGGCCGCCCTGTTCGACCGCCGACCACCGTCGACGCCGACGGCCGCGGCGATCACCCTGTTGCACGCCGCGGACGGGCTCGGTGCGGTGCTGAGCCTCAACGATCGCGGATGGCGCTGGGTGCACGCCCGCGCCGGCGAGATCGCCCTGGGCAGCTGGCTCGACGAATCACCCTCGGCGCTGCCGGAGATCAACGTCGCGGTGACCGCCGCGGCGCTGCGGCCCGTCCTGCAGTCCTGA
- a CDS encoding cystathionine gamma-synthase: MGEQRSAHDAHRWQGLATRAIHAGFRPDPATGAVNAPIYASSTFAQDGVGGLRGGFEYARTGNPTRAALEASLAAVEEADFGRAFASGMAATDCALRAVLRPGDHVVIPDDAYGGTFRLIDKVFTQWGIRYTPVALADLDAVAAAVTPETKLIWVETPTNPLLSIADIAGVAEISRKAGAKLLVDNTFASPALQQPLTLGADIVLHSTTKYIGGHSDVVGGALLTNDEQLDTAFAFLQNGAGAVPGPFDAYLTMRGLKTLVLRMQRHSANAAKVAEFLAEHPAIDSVLYPGLPSHPNHEVAAKQMSGFGGMISVRLRGGVSAARDFCARTEIFILAESLGGVESLIEHPGAMTHASTAGSQLEVPDDLVRLSVGIEEIADLLGDIEQALR; the protein is encoded by the coding sequence ATGGGTGAACAGCGCAGTGCTCACGACGCACACCGGTGGCAGGGTCTGGCAACCAGGGCGATCCACGCGGGGTTCCGGCCCGATCCGGCCACCGGTGCCGTCAACGCCCCGATCTATGCCAGTTCGACCTTCGCTCAGGATGGTGTCGGTGGACTGCGCGGTGGCTTCGAGTACGCGCGCACCGGCAACCCGACCCGCGCCGCCCTGGAGGCCTCGCTGGCCGCGGTCGAAGAGGCCGATTTCGGCCGTGCTTTCGCCTCGGGGATGGCGGCCACCGACTGCGCGTTGCGCGCGGTGCTGCGTCCAGGTGATCACGTGGTCATCCCCGACGACGCCTACGGTGGCACCTTTCGGTTGATCGACAAGGTGTTCACGCAGTGGGGGATTCGCTACACCCCGGTCGCGTTGGCAGACCTCGATGCCGTCGCGGCCGCGGTCACGCCCGAGACCAAGCTGATCTGGGTAGAGACGCCGACCAACCCGCTGCTCTCGATAGCCGATATCGCGGGCGTCGCCGAGATTTCCCGTAAGGCCGGCGCGAAGTTGTTGGTGGACAACACCTTCGCCTCCCCGGCGTTGCAGCAGCCGTTGACCCTCGGTGCGGATATCGTGCTGCACTCCACCACGAAGTACATCGGCGGGCATTCCGATGTGGTCGGCGGCGCGCTGCTGACCAACGACGAGCAACTCGACACGGCGTTCGCGTTCCTGCAGAACGGAGCCGGCGCGGTGCCCGGCCCCTTCGACGCGTACCTGACCATGCGCGGCCTGAAGACCTTGGTGCTGCGCATGCAGCGGCACAGCGCGAACGCGGCCAAGGTGGCCGAGTTCCTCGCCGAGCATCCGGCCATCGATTCGGTGCTGTACCCGGGTCTGCCGAGTCACCCCAACCATGAGGTGGCGGCCAAGCAGATGTCCGGTTTCGGCGGCATGATCTCGGTGCGTCTGCGCGGTGGCGTTTCCGCGGCGCGCGATTTCTGCGCTCGCACCGAGATTTTCATTCTCGCTGAGTCTTTGGGCGGTGTGGAGTCGTTGATCGAGCATCCCGGTGCGATGACGCACGCCTCGACCGCGGGCTCCCAGCTGGAGGTGCCCGACGATCTGGTGCGGCTGTCGGTCGGTATCGAGGAGATCGCCGATCTGCTCGGCGATATCGAACAGGCGCTGCGGTAG
- a CDS encoding RDD family protein, giving the protein MSGDVPGADAYTPWLSRVLAFVIDLIPFAVLQGIGYALLLGTRETVCGTSDSGYARAESCAAGASTFGQVAFAVTWILAVAYAVWNFGFQQGRTGSSLGKGVLKFKVVGQKTGQPVGFVMSMARQVAHVVDAAICYVGFLFPLWDAKRQTLADKLVKTVCVPL; this is encoded by the coding sequence ATGAGCGGCGACGTTCCCGGTGCCGATGCCTACACCCCGTGGCTGAGTCGGGTGTTGGCATTCGTCATCGACCTCATTCCCTTCGCGGTGCTGCAGGGCATTGGGTACGCGTTGCTGTTGGGTACGCGGGAGACGGTGTGTGGCACCAGCGATTCGGGCTATGCCCGCGCCGAATCGTGTGCGGCAGGGGCATCGACATTCGGGCAGGTGGCGTTTGCCGTCACATGGATCCTGGCGGTCGCGTACGCGGTGTGGAACTTCGGATTCCAACAAGGCAGGACGGGCTCGAGCCTGGGCAAGGGGGTGCTCAAGTTCAAGGTCGTCGGTCAGAAGACCGGGCAGCCAGTCGGATTCGTCATGTCGATGGCGCGTCAGGTGGCGCATGTAGTCGACGCCGCCATCTGTTATGTCGGCTTCCTGTTTCCGCTCTGGGATGCCAAACGACAGACGTTGGCCGACAAGCTGGTCAAGACGGTCTGCGTGCCGCTGTGA
- a CDS encoding RDD family protein: MTEQPPPPPPGDYPPPPPGGYPPPPPPAGGFAPPPPGYPDVEPIAPLPKSAYTSWFTRVLAFLIDAVPVLILQGIGYGLLLGTRETVCLAETSEYDLGAFCATGASTLGQVAVAVCGLLALAYYVWNYGYRQGTTGSSIGKAIMGFRIVGEASGRPIGFGMSLLRQLIYLVANVICFLPWLVAVLFPLWDPKAQTLVDKIAKTVALPGR, encoded by the coding sequence ATGACCGAGCAACCGCCGCCGCCTCCTCCTGGGGACTATCCGCCGCCACCGCCCGGTGGCTACCCGCCGCCCCCGCCGCCTGCCGGCGGTTTTGCGCCCCCGCCACCCGGTTACCCGGACGTCGAGCCCATAGCGCCATTGCCCAAATCGGCCTACACGTCGTGGTTCACCCGGGTGCTGGCATTCCTGATCGACGCGGTCCCGGTGCTGATCCTGCAGGGCATCGGCTACGGTTTGCTGCTCGGTACCCGAGAGACCGTGTGCCTCGCCGAGACTTCGGAATACGACCTGGGCGCATTCTGTGCCACAGGGGCTTCCACACTGGGGCAGGTGGCCGTTGCGGTGTGCGGGCTTCTCGCGCTGGCCTACTACGTATGGAACTACGGCTACCGGCAGGGGACAACGGGTTCCAGTATCGGCAAGGCCATCATGGGATTCCGGATCGTGGGAGAGGCCTCCGGCCGCCCGATCGGCTTCGGCATGTCGTTACTCCGCCAGCTCATCTACTTAGTTGCCAACGTGATCTGTTTCCTGCCATGGCTTGTCGCCGTGTTGTTCCCCCTGTGGGATCCCAAGGCGCAGACGCTGGTCGACAAGATCGCGAAGACGGTCGCGCTCCCGGGCCGATGA
- a CDS encoding cystathionine beta-synthase, with translation MRIASHISELIGNTPLVRLNSVVPPGAGVVAAKVEYLNPGGSSKDRIAVKMIDAAEASGELKPGGTIVEPTSGNTGVGLALVAQQRGYHCVFVCPDKVSEDKRNVLRAYGAEVVVCPTAVAPDDPASYYSVSNRLVEEIDGAWKPDQYSNPMGPASHYETTGPEIWADTDGKITHFVAGVGTGGTITGTGRYLKEVSGGRVKIIGADPEGSVYSGGTGRPYLVEGVGEDFWPSAYDPAIPDEIIAVSDADSFDMTRRLAREEALLVGGSCGMAVVAALRVAEKAGPDAVVVVLLPDGGRGYLSKVFNDSWMSSYGFLRSRLDGSIDEPTVGEVLRHKSGALPDLVHTHPSETVRDAITILREYGVSQMPVVGAEPPVMAGEVAGSVSERELLSAVFEGRAKLADAVSLHMSAPLPLIGSGELLGTAAKTLRDCDAVMVVEDGKPIGVLTRHDLLGSLSKGSVGR, from the coding sequence ATGCGCATCGCCAGCCATATCAGTGAGCTCATCGGTAACACCCCGCTGGTCCGGCTGAACTCGGTGGTCCCACCGGGTGCCGGTGTAGTGGCGGCCAAGGTCGAATACCTCAATCCCGGCGGCAGTTCCAAGGACCGCATCGCCGTGAAGATGATCGACGCGGCCGAGGCGTCCGGTGAGCTGAAGCCGGGGGGCACCATCGTCGAGCCCACCTCGGGCAACACCGGCGTCGGGCTGGCCCTGGTGGCCCAGCAGCGCGGATACCACTGCGTGTTCGTCTGCCCGGACAAGGTCAGCGAGGACAAGCGCAACGTGCTGCGCGCCTACGGTGCCGAGGTGGTGGTCTGCCCGACCGCCGTGGCCCCGGACGATCCGGCGAGCTACTACAGCGTGTCCAACCGACTCGTCGAGGAGATCGACGGGGCGTGGAAGCCCGACCAGTATTCGAACCCGATGGGTCCGGCCAGCCATTACGAGACCACCGGTCCGGAGATCTGGGCCGACACCGACGGCAAGATCACCCATTTCGTCGCCGGGGTGGGGACTGGCGGGACGATCACCGGCACCGGTCGCTACCTCAAGGAGGTGTCCGGCGGACGGGTGAAGATCATCGGCGCCGACCCGGAGGGCTCGGTGTATTCGGGCGGTACCGGCAGGCCCTACCTCGTGGAAGGCGTCGGCGAGGATTTCTGGCCCAGCGCCTACGACCCGGCCATTCCCGACGAGATCATCGCCGTCTCCGATGCCGATTCCTTCGATATGACCCGTCGGCTGGCCCGCGAGGAAGCGCTGCTGGTCGGCGGATCGTGCGGCATGGCCGTCGTCGCCGCGCTGCGGGTCGCCGAGAAGGCCGGACCCGACGCGGTGGTGGTCGTGCTGCTGCCCGACGGCGGGCGCGGCTACCTGTCCAAGGTGTTCAACGATTCGTGGATGTCCTCGTATGGCTTCCTGCGCAGCCGACTCGACGGCTCCATCGACGAGCCCACCGTCGGCGAGGTGCTGCGGCACAAGTCCGGTGCGCTGCCGGATCTGGTGCACACCCATCCGTCGGAGACGGTGCGCGACGCCATCACCATCCTGCGCGAGTATGGGGTCTCCCAGATGCCGGTCGTGGGTGCCGAACCGCCGGTGATGGCGGGCGAGGTCGCCGGCAGCGTCTCTGAAAGAGAGCTGCTATCAGCGGTTTTCGAGGGTCGGGCAAAGCTGGCCGATGCGGTGTCGCTGCACATGAGTGCGCCGTTGCCGCTCATCGGGTCCGGTGAGCTGCTGGGTACCGCGGCGAAGACGTTGCGGGACTGCGATGCGGTGATGGTCGTCGAGGACGGCAAACCGATTGGTGTGCTGACGCGCCATGATCTGCTCGGCTCGCTGTCCAAGGGGTCGGTGGGGCGCTGA